The following proteins are co-located in the Chlamydiales bacterium genome:
- a CDS encoding AAA family ATPase, producing MYVHRLLEKPLKDALSQFPVVIVTGPRQAGKSTLLQQVLQNYHYVTFDDILVRDLALKDPNLFLATYPSPLIIDKIQYVPSLLSFIKRQLDF from the coding sequence ATGTATGTTCATAGATTATTAGAAAAGCCTTTAAAAGATGCTTTAAGCCAATTTCCTGTTGTTATTGTCACGGGCCCAAGGCAAGCGGGTAAATCTACTCTTCTGCAACAGGTGCTGCAAAACTATCACTATGTGACCTTTGATGATATTTTAGTGCGTGATTTGGCTTTAAAGGATCCAAATCTTTTTCTTGCAACCTATCCCTCTCCTCTTATCATAGATAAGATTCAATATGTGCCATCACTTCTCTCTTTTATTAA